CGCCCCGCGAACTGGGGTTCGGTATGCCGGCCGAGTGGGCCGAGCACGCCGCCACCTGGATGAGCTGGCCCGCCGACGACGACCTGTGGTTCGGTCATCTGGAGGGCGTGCGCGCCGAGTTCGCCGGGCTGGTGCGGACCATCGCGCGTTTCGAGCCGCTGCACCTGCTGGTCCGCGATGAGGAGAGCGAGACTGACGCCCGCGCCCGCCTGGACGGCGCGAACGTCACCTATCACCGCGTGCCGCTGGACGACGTGTGGGTGCGGGACAACGGCCCCATCTTCGTGAAGCGTGAGGGCGATCTGGCGCTGACGGACTGGCAGTTCAACTCGTGGGGCGGGAAGTTCAACTGGGATCACGACAACCTCGTGCCCGAGTACGTGGCCGGGCACCTGGGCACGCAGCGCTGGGCGCAGCCGTTCGTGCTGGAGGGCGGCGGCCTGGAAGTGAACGGGCTGGGCGTGGGCCTGACCACCCGCTCGTGCTTCCTGACCGACACCCGCAACCCCGGCCTGACCGAGGAAGGGTACGCGGCGCTGCTGAACGACACGCTGGGCGTGCGCAAGCTGCTGTGGCTGGACGGCGGCCTGGAGAACGACCACACGGACGGGCACATCGA
This window of the Deinococcus seoulensis genome carries:
- a CDS encoding agmatine deiminase family protein, which encodes MSDLSPAATPHDAPHDPTPRELGFGMPAEWAEHAATWMSWPADDDLWFGHLEGVRAEFAGLVRTIARFEPLHLLVRDEESETDARARLDGANVTYHRVPLDDVWVRDNGPIFVKREGDLALTDWQFNSWGGKFNWDHDNLVPEYVAGHLGTQRWAQPFVLEGGGLEVNGLGVGLTTRSCFLTDTRNPGLTEEGYAALLNDTLGVRKLLWLDGGLENDHTDGHIDTITRFTDERTIVTSVEPNPEDPNHAVMAKNLADLRAMTDQDGQPFRIVELPLPATYLEGAEGRLPPTYANFYIGNGFVVVPQYGDPNDARALEVLTPLFPGREVIGLSSRAIIEGGGSFHCVTQQQPTGTPWQQDA